In bacterium, the following proteins share a genomic window:
- a CDS encoding Trm112 family protein — protein MLDPKLLEILACPRCRQPVVPDQAHDWLYCRPCSVRYRVEDGIPVMLPDEAQPIPAAGGNGK, from the coding sequence ATGCTCGACCCGAAACTCCTGGAGATCCTGGCCTGCCCCCGGTGCCGCCAGCCTGTCGTGCCCGACCAGGCGCACGACTGGCTCTATTGCCGCCCCTGCTCGGTGCGCTACCGGGTCGAGGATGGCATTCCCGTCATGCTGCCGGACGAGGCGCAGCCGATTCCCGCCGCCGGCGGGAACGGGAAGTAG
- a CDS encoding NHL repeat-containing protein — MRACRQAAVNRSAVTLVLAALLAALSGCAAGMRGSTPDAARDEITRGVGSTPVSLMFLTAYENVSSAPYYPLDGIAGCCFGPDGTLIVCDEKRGVVHALDPRDLTWYEFDEPASRPYQPLDAVFDGFKVLVLDQAGASLQRFEPGGAWLDELVDLRQLDPGDSPLATSVAIDRDGRVVIADAVSQQVLLLDTFLSLHLRIGGPGSVSDQFRDPSGLAFLADGGFVVADRGNRRLCRYGRNGFFEEVVGGDYMVDNPFVAPQGLDTDRFGNVFVADPGAGRLHVLDHRLRRLFSAGPEMSLQAAPSVPLDVAVGPDGTLAVTDRSRAAILLYRIIYE, encoded by the coding sequence ATGCGTGCCTGCCGGCAGGCGGCCGTCAACCGGTCGGCAGTCACGCTCGTGCTGGCCGCACTGCTGGCGGCGTTGTCCGGTTGCGCCGCGGGAATGCGCGGGTCGACTCCCGACGCCGCGCGTGACGAGATCACGCGCGGCGTCGGCTCGACGCCGGTCTCGCTCATGTTCCTCACGGCCTACGAGAACGTATCCAGCGCACCGTACTACCCGCTCGACGGCATCGCCGGCTGCTGCTTCGGGCCGGACGGGACCCTGATCGTCTGCGACGAGAAGCGCGGTGTGGTCCATGCCCTGGATCCGCGCGACCTCACGTGGTACGAATTCGACGAGCCCGCCTCGCGACCGTACCAGCCGCTCGACGCCGTCTTCGACGGTTTCAAGGTGCTCGTGCTGGACCAGGCCGGGGCCAGCCTCCAGCGCTTCGAGCCGGGCGGCGCCTGGCTCGACGAACTGGTCGACTTGCGCCAGCTCGATCCCGGCGACTCGCCGCTGGCCACTTCCGTGGCCATCGACCGCGACGGCCGGGTCGTCATCGCCGATGCCGTTTCCCAGCAGGTACTGCTGCTCGACACGTTCCTGTCGCTGCACCTGCGCATCGGCGGGCCCGGCAGCGTGAGCGACCAGTTCCGCGACCCGTCCGGGCTGGCCTTCCTGGCCGACGGCGGCTTCGTGGTGGCCGATCGCGGCAACCGGCGCCTGTGCCGTTACGGCCGCAACGGCTTTTTCGAGGAAGTGGTGGGCGGCGACTACATGGTCGACAACCCGTTCGTCGCCCCGCAGGGCCTGGACACCGACCGCTTCGGCAACGTCTTCGTGGCCGACCCGGGCGCCGGACGTCTGCATGTTCTCGATCACCGCCTGCGCAGGCTGTTCTCGGCCGGTCCCGAGATGAGCCTGCAGGCTGCACCGTCGGTGCCGCTGGACGTGGCGGTGGGCCCCGACGGGACGCTGGCGGTGACCGACCGCTCGCGTGCGGCCATCCTGCTCTACCGCATCATCTACGAGTGA
- a CDS encoding PorV/PorQ family protein, with amino-acid sequence MKRILLTVAMAAALTTGFCGAALAGSGAGAINLSFPVGARYNALGEAGTALSQDVTAQWWNPGGLGFLPQRPEPHDVHIMQSSLAEGLAEDIGLYWGGYATPMGDNGAIGFSLNYLDMGEQQGTDESGNETGVFRSYMFAFGATYGVRVTPNVGVGLGVKYFRDKLAEDNIIQDAQGGGSGDSFGVDLGVLWKVPSLKSNFGLALANLGPDIKHVDADQSDPMPRKLTVGIAHSLYHSEYMGMLLVADYLVPLYKWKGNDYGFGLESSQEEYGFGAEWNYLRSLFVRIGYKSAAYGDIKDTTFGFGVDLDRWVSQPITFDFAKVPQAEGLPTVTRLSLAYRF; translated from the coding sequence ATGAAAAGGATTCTGCTGACGGTCGCCATGGCGGCGGCCCTGACCACGGGTTTCTGCGGCGCGGCCCTGGCCGGTTCCGGCGCAGGCGCCATCAACCTCAGCTTCCCGGTCGGGGCGCGCTACAACGCCCTGGGCGAAGCGGGCACGGCCCTTTCGCAGGACGTCACGGCGCAGTGGTGGAATCCCGGTGGCCTGGGCTTCCTGCCGCAGCGTCCCGAGCCGCACGACGTGCACATCATGCAGTCGAGCCTGGCCGAGGGCCTGGCCGAGGACATCGGCCTGTACTGGGGCGGCTATGCCACGCCCATGGGTGACAACGGCGCCATCGGCTTCTCGCTGAACTACCTCGACATGGGCGAGCAGCAGGGCACCGACGAGAGCGGCAACGAGACGGGCGTGTTCCGTTCGTACATGTTCGCCTTCGGTGCCACCTACGGCGTTCGCGTGACGCCGAACGTTGGCGTCGGCCTGGGCGTGAAGTACTTCCGCGACAAGCTGGCCGAGGACAACATCATCCAGGACGCGCAGGGCGGCGGCAGCGGCGACAGCTTCGGCGTCGACCTGGGCGTGCTCTGGAAGGTGCCCAGCCTGAAGTCGAACTTCGGCCTGGCACTGGCGAACCTGGGCCCGGACATCAAGCACGTGGATGCCGACCAGTCCGACCCGATGCCGCGCAAGCTGACCGTCGGCATCGCGCACAGCCTGTACCACAGCGAGTACATGGGCATGCTGCTGGTCGCCGACTACCTGGTGCCGCTCTACAAGTGGAAGGGCAACGACTACGGCTTCGGCCTCGAGTCCTCGCAGGAGGAGTACGGGTTCGGCGCGGAGTGGAACTACCTGCGTTCGCTGTTCGTGCGCATCGGCTACAAGAGCGCCGCGTACGGCGACATCAAGGATACGACGTTCGGGTTCGGCGTGGATCTCGACCGCTGGGTCAGCCAGCCGATCACGTTCGACTTCGCGAAGGTGCCGCAGGCCGAGGGCCTGCCGACCGTGACGCGCCTGTCGCTGGCCTACCGGTTCTAG
- a CDS encoding immune inhibitor A: MSRPSRSGCWPNAGSARPSWLPAPTPTRPLDGVDTLRVLFVRIAFDGNRSPNLTTVPANGGFMLEPLAAPGPLEVDPPPHGKAYFESHLQGLSEYYRFMSGGRLHIEGRVLPEAEDGAYLVDDVADYGPGAGGFWSLAGLESLVRDMITAADEGTQGDGSVNLADYDDDDPFTYVIFVHAGSDWQSDINGDSPNDVPTFFVNLGEPQALTSLDSDGTGLGSLTECSVIPETTNQDGYAGSIAAAFYHEFGHALGLVDVYDSSRGLPSVGIWDLMDSGTNLSVTLGTITDEGDTLYVAAGGVLPPSLSAWDKWFLGWLETQEIDGSRAEYRLPAVGVPRDDYAEWQANGYGAFSLSDPQAWRGGLSPREWFLIENRWVPVATELHPYDGFAFERDDTTGVILYLAGLLAGTEDQWENSGFYDYFLPAGGALVWHVNADRIEAGLADNTINTEGDGLKLVEADGIQDIGVLDSYVLGWYGSWRDPFGGLDANGNATGFTELTADGRPNTRMFDRSWSHLALSGIGPRVARTAAVMKFAATLGDVPAGLPWEIATESAATAGPSGGVAGPRAIDPAR, from the coding sequence ATGTCTCGGCCAAGTCGCAGCGGCTGCTGGCCGAACGCGGGCTCGGCGCGGCCAAGCTGGCTCCCGGCGCCGACGCCGACAAGACCCCTCGACGGCGTCGACACGCTGCGGGTGCTGTTCGTGCGCATCGCGTTCGACGGCAACCGGTCGCCGAACCTGACGACCGTTCCTGCGAACGGCGGCTTCATGCTCGAGCCGCTGGCCGCACCGGGCCCGCTCGAGGTCGATCCGCCACCGCACGGCAAGGCCTACTTCGAGTCGCACCTGCAGGGCCTGTCGGAGTACTACCGCTTCATGTCGGGTGGGCGCCTGCACATCGAGGGGCGTGTGCTTCCTGAAGCCGAGGACGGGGCCTACCTCGTCGACGACGTCGCCGACTACGGCCCCGGCGCCGGAGGCTTCTGGTCGCTGGCCGGGCTCGAATCCCTCGTGCGCGACATGATCACTGCCGCCGACGAAGGCACCCAGGGCGACGGCTCGGTGAACCTGGCCGACTACGACGACGACGACCCGTTCACCTACGTCATCTTCGTGCACGCCGGCAGCGACTGGCAGAGCGACATCAACGGCGATTCGCCGAACGACGTGCCCACGTTCTTCGTGAACCTGGGCGAGCCGCAGGCGCTCACCAGCCTCGACAGCGACGGCACGGGCCTGGGTTCGCTGACCGAGTGCTCGGTCATTCCCGAGACCACGAACCAGGACGGCTACGCCGGCAGCATCGCGGCAGCGTTCTACCACGAGTTCGGGCACGCCCTGGGCCTGGTCGACGTCTACGACAGCTCGCGCGGCCTGCCCTCGGTGGGCATCTGGGACCTGATGGACTCGGGCACCAACCTGTCGGTGACCCTGGGCACGATCACCGACGAGGGCGATACGCTCTATGTCGCGGCGGGCGGCGTGCTGCCCCCGTCCCTGTCGGCCTGGGACAAGTGGTTCCTCGGCTGGCTCGAGACGCAGGAGATCGACGGTTCGCGCGCCGAATACCGGTTGCCGGCTGTCGGCGTGCCGCGCGATGACTATGCCGAGTGGCAGGCCAACGGCTACGGCGCCTTCAGCCTGTCCGATCCGCAGGCCTGGCGTGGAGGCCTGTCGCCGCGTGAGTGGTTCCTCATCGAGAACCGCTGGGTGCCGGTGGCGACCGAGCTGCATCCCTACGACGGTTTCGCGTTCGAACGTGACGACACCACGGGCGTGATCCTCTACCTGGCGGGCCTGCTGGCCGGGACCGAGGACCAGTGGGAGAACAGCGGCTTCTACGACTACTTCCTGCCGGCCGGCGGCGCCCTGGTCTGGCACGTGAATGCCGACCGCATCGAGGCCGGCCTGGCCGACAACACGATCAACACCGAGGGCGACGGCCTCAAGCTGGTCGAGGCCGACGGCATCCAGGACATCGGCGTTCTGGACTCGTACGTGCTGGGCTGGTACGGCTCGTGGCGCGATCCCTTCGGCGGCCTCGACGCCAACGGCAACGCGACCGGGTTCACCGAGTTGACGGCCGACGGCCGGCCCAACACGCGGATGTTCGACCGTTCGTGGTCGCATCTCGCGCTGTCGGGCATCGGTCCGCGCGTCGCGCGCACGGCGGCAGTGATGAAGTTCGCCGCCACGCTCGGCGATGTCCCGGCCGGACTGCCCTGGGAGATCGCCACCGAGAGCGCGGCGACGGCCGGGCCTTCCGGCGGCGTGGCCGGGCCGCGGGCCATCGACCCGGCACGCTGA
- a CDS encoding acetyl-CoA carboxylase carboxyltransferase subunit alpha produces the protein MDWKKKSIWLDFELPIVELEERIQTLQDSAAVRGMDVGDEVERLRQKASRLGKEIFAKLEPWQRVQLARHPRRPTTNDYIHHLFPDYLELHGDRMFRDDEAIVAGMASLGDRKVMVIGHQKGRDTKSNIRRNFGMAHPEGYRKALRLMEMAARFGRPVITFIDTPGAYPGLGAEERGQAEAIARNLREMSDLPVPIVCLVTGEGGSGGALALGVGDRVYMLENSIYSVISPEGCASILWRDPAKSKEAAKAMKLTAVDALELGVIDGVIPEPIGGAHRDHKAIAMSVKAVILDALAELEPLPTAELLERRLRKFLGMGVYEEAGGD, from the coding sequence ATGGACTGGAAGAAGAAATCGATCTGGCTCGACTTCGAGCTGCCCATCGTCGAGCTGGAGGAGCGGATCCAGACCCTCCAGGACTCGGCCGCCGTCCGGGGCATGGACGTGGGCGACGAGGTCGAGCGCCTGCGCCAGAAGGCCAGCCGGCTGGGCAAGGAGATCTTCGCCAAGCTCGAGCCGTGGCAGCGCGTGCAGCTGGCCCGGCACCCCCGCCGCCCGACCACCAACGACTACATCCATCACCTGTTCCCCGACTACCTCGAACTGCACGGCGACCGCATGTTCCGCGATGACGAGGCGATCGTCGCCGGCATGGCCTCGCTCGGCGACCGCAAGGTGATGGTCATCGGCCACCAGAAGGGCCGCGACACCAAGAGCAACATCCGCCGCAACTTCGGCATGGCCCACCCCGAAGGCTATCGCAAGGCGCTGCGCCTGATGGAAATGGCCGCCCGGTTCGGCCGCCCGGTCATCACCTTCATCGACACGCCGGGCGCCTATCCCGGCCTGGGCGCCGAGGAGCGCGGGCAGGCCGAGGCCATCGCCCGCAACCTGCGCGAGATGTCGGACCTGCCGGTGCCCATCGTCTGCCTGGTGACGGGCGAGGGCGGCTCGGGTGGCGCGCTGGCGCTGGGTGTCGGCGACCGCGTGTACATGCTGGAGAATTCCATCTACTCGGTGATCAGCCCCGAGGGCTGCGCGTCCATCCTCTGGCGCGATCCCGCCAAGAGCAAGGAAGCCGCCAAGGCGATGAAGCTCACGGCTGTCGACGCCCTTGAGCTGGGCGTCATCGACGGGGTGATTCCCGAGCCCATCGGAGGCGCCCACCGCGATCACAAGGCCATCGCCATGTCGGTCAAGGCCGTGATCCTCGACGCCCTGGCCGAGCTGGAACCGCTGCCCACTGCCGAGCTGCTCGAGCGGAGGCTGCGCAAGTTCCTCGGCATGGGGGTCTACGAAGAGGCGGGCGGCGACTGA